One window from the genome of Salisaeta longa DSM 21114 encodes:
- a CDS encoding glycoside hydrolase family 97 protein: MIARLLALAFVMTALSSVAAAQPAARATSPDGQLAVAVTLSDAGTPHYRVTYRGQPIIEPSRLGVVLAGGDTLGTGVALMNTDTSVHDTTWTQPWGEAATIRDNHTRLRLTFAESDAPNRRFVVAFRVFDNGIGFRYEWPAQPALDRLSIVDELTAFRFAADPTAWWIRAYEYNRYEYLYEETPLSEAGYALHTPLTLAFPDGGPYVAVHEAALVDYAAMSLRRTGRTTYQADLAPWSTGVRVYGTAPFRSPWRTLLIGDTAGDLITNYTTLNLNEPNALGDVSWVEPGKYIGIWWAMHMGEWTWASGPRHGATTAHTKRYIDFAAKHGFDGVLVEGWNKGWDGSWAGDGSSFSFVTPYPDYDFEALAAYARSKGTRLIGHHETGGNAPHYEAQLDTAYALMAARGVQAIKTGYVQWGPSFPRITARGDTAREWNYGQYMVRHYHHTVKEAAKHKLALNIHEPVKATGLRRTYPNLLTREGARGQEFNSPWGGGNGPDHIPTLVFTRMLAGPMDFTPGIFNLDATGDSTNAVPTTLAGQLSLYVVLYSPLQMAADLPRHYKQHLDAFQFIKDVPVDWAETRVLEAQIGDYVTIARKDRASAAWYLGAKTDADARTMTAPLTFLDDGTRYTATIYRDAAAADWETNPEAYVIETRPVTAQDTLRIPLAPGGGVAVQLQPAAP; this comes from the coding sequence ATGATTGCCCGCCTCCTTGCCCTCGCGTTCGTCATGACTGCCCTCTCCTCCGTGGCGGCCGCCCAACCCGCCGCCCGCGCCACCTCGCCCGATGGACAGCTCGCCGTAGCGGTGACGCTGTCCGATGCCGGCACGCCGCACTACCGCGTCACCTACCGGGGGCAGCCCATCATCGAGCCCTCGCGGCTGGGTGTGGTGCTGGCCGGCGGCGACACGCTGGGCACCGGCGTCGCGCTCATGAACACCGACACGTCGGTGCACGATACCACGTGGACGCAGCCGTGGGGCGAAGCGGCCACCATCCGCGACAACCACACGCGCCTGCGCCTCACCTTCGCGGAGAGCGACGCCCCCAACCGCCGCTTCGTAGTGGCCTTTCGCGTGTTCGATAACGGCATAGGGTTCCGCTACGAGTGGCCCGCGCAGCCGGCCCTCGACCGCTTGTCCATCGTCGACGAGCTCACCGCCTTCCGCTTCGCGGCCGACCCGACCGCCTGGTGGATTCGCGCCTACGAGTACAACCGCTACGAATACCTCTACGAAGAGACGCCGCTGTCGGAGGCCGGTTACGCGCTGCATACGCCACTCACGCTGGCGTTTCCGGACGGCGGGCCGTACGTGGCGGTGCACGAGGCCGCCCTCGTTGACTACGCGGCCATGTCGCTGCGGCGCACGGGGCGCACCACCTATCAGGCCGACCTGGCGCCGTGGTCGACCGGCGTGCGCGTCTACGGCACCGCGCCCTTCCGTTCGCCCTGGCGCACCCTGCTGATTGGCGACACCGCGGGCGACCTCATCACCAACTACACCACCCTCAATCTGAACGAACCCAACGCACTGGGCGATGTCTCGTGGGTGGAGCCGGGCAAGTACATCGGCATCTGGTGGGCCATGCACATGGGCGAGTGGACCTGGGCCAGCGGCCCGCGCCACGGCGCGACCACCGCGCACACCAAGCGCTACATCGACTTTGCGGCCAAGCACGGCTTCGATGGCGTGCTGGTGGAAGGGTGGAACAAGGGCTGGGACGGCTCTTGGGCGGGCGACGGCTCTTCCTTCTCGTTCGTCACGCCCTACCCCGACTACGACTTTGAGGCCCTGGCCGCGTACGCCCGCTCGAAGGGCACGCGCCTGATTGGCCACCACGAAACGGGCGGCAACGCGCCGCACTACGAGGCGCAGCTCGACACGGCGTACGCCCTGATGGCCGCGCGCGGCGTGCAGGCGATCAAGACCGGCTACGTGCAATGGGGACCGTCCTTTCCGCGGATTACCGCGCGGGGCGACACGGCGCGCGAGTGGAACTACGGCCAGTACATGGTGCGCCACTACCACCACACCGTGAAGGAAGCCGCCAAGCACAAGCTGGCGCTCAACATCCACGAACCCGTTAAAGCCACCGGCCTGCGCCGCACCTATCCCAACCTGCTCACCCGAGAGGGCGCGCGCGGTCAGGAGTTTAACTCGCCCTGGGGCGGCGGCAACGGCCCCGACCACATTCCCACGCTCGTCTTTACGCGGATGCTCGCCGGGCCCATGGACTTCACGCCGGGCATCTTTAACCTCGATGCCACCGGCGACAGCACCAACGCCGTACCCACCACACTGGCCGGGCAACTGTCGCTGTACGTCGTGCTCTACAGTCCGCTGCAAATGGCCGCCGATCTCCCGCGCCACTACAAGCAGCACCTCGACGCCTTTCAGTTCATCAAAGACGTACCGGTGGATTGGGCCGAGACGCGCGTGCTGGAAGCGCAGATTGGCGACTACGTCACAATCGCGCGCAAGGACCGCGCCTCCGCGGCCTGGTACCTGGGCGCCAAAACCGACGCCGACGCGCGCACCATGACCGCACCGCTCACGTTCCTCGACGACGGCACGCGCTACACCGCCACCATCTACCGCGATGCTGCCGCGGCCGACTGGGAGACCAACCCCGAGGCGTACGTCATCGAGACGCGCCCCGTCACCGCGCAAGACACCCTGCGCATTCCGCTCGCGCCGGGCGGTGGCGTAGCCGTGCAACTGCAGCCCGCCGCGCCGTAG
- the leuS gene encoding leucine--tRNA ligase encodes MSYPFETIEPKWQRYWDEHQTFRTPDDIPEDAEKCYVLDMFPYPSGSGLHVGHPEGYTATDIFARYKRMQGVHVLHPMGWDAFGLPAEQYALKTNTHPRVTTERNIATFKKQLKRLGFSYDWQREINTTDPDYYRWTQWIFRKLYQRGLAYQSEEPVWWCEELGTVLANEEVIDGKSERGGYPCERVPMRQWVLKITEYADRLLDGLDALDWPESTKQMQRNWIGRSEGALIHFPVVGHDATIDAFTTRPDTLFGATYMVLAPEHDLVDALTTEDRADAVSAYRTQALRKSDLERTELQKEKTGVFTGGYARNPATGEEIPVYVADYVLASYGTGAIMAVPAHDERDFDFAKAYDLEIRPVIEGGSGDDAYTDDGSHIRSANDDVDLNGLDTDAATDAIVDWLEATGYGRAKVNYKLRDWLFSRQRYWGEPFPILFTEEGEAKPVPEDELPVTLPDIDEFKPSGSPEGPLATVEDWVDTVDPDTGRPARRETNTMPQWAGSCWYYLRFIDPDNDTLPVDPEKEKFWMPVDLYIGGSEHAVLHLLYARFWHKVLYDAGVVSTKEPFQKLVHQGLILGEMEYTAYVDATGAPVSAEHVEDGIDTRTNQSVTAQKLDEDGVTKDGDHFVRADDPSIRVDARSHKMSKSRGNVVNPDDVVDRYGADALRLYEMFMGPLEQVKPWSTDDVDGVFRFLNRVWRLILDEDTGAPSEALTDAEPSRAQRRALHVTIKKVTEDIEALRFNTAIAKMMEFVNAAYKWDAVPRSVAESFVLLLHPFAPHIAEELWARLGHDASLAYEDWPTYVEEYLKRDVVQLPVQVNGTVRTTLEVPADADEATILETARADDNVARFLAGKTVQREIYVPGRIVNFVAS; translated from the coding sequence ATGTCCTACCCTTTCGAGACCATCGAGCCCAAGTGGCAGCGCTACTGGGACGAGCATCAAACCTTTCGCACCCCCGACGACATTCCCGAGGACGCCGAAAAGTGCTACGTCCTCGACATGTTTCCGTACCCGAGCGGCTCGGGGCTGCACGTAGGCCATCCCGAAGGCTACACCGCCACCGACATCTTCGCGCGCTACAAGCGGATGCAGGGCGTGCACGTGCTGCACCCCATGGGCTGGGACGCCTTCGGCCTGCCGGCCGAGCAGTACGCCCTCAAAACCAACACCCACCCGCGCGTCACCACCGAGCGCAACATCGCCACCTTCAAGAAGCAACTGAAGCGCCTCGGCTTTTCCTACGACTGGCAGCGCGAAATCAACACCACCGACCCCGACTACTACCGCTGGACGCAGTGGATCTTTCGGAAGCTCTACCAGCGCGGCCTGGCCTACCAGAGCGAGGAGCCGGTGTGGTGGTGCGAGGAGTTGGGCACCGTGCTGGCCAACGAAGAGGTCATTGATGGCAAAAGCGAGCGCGGCGGCTACCCCTGCGAGCGCGTCCCCATGCGGCAGTGGGTGCTCAAAATTACGGAATACGCCGACCGCCTCCTCGACGGCCTCGACGCCCTCGACTGGCCCGAGAGCACCAAGCAGATGCAGCGCAACTGGATTGGCCGCAGCGAGGGCGCGCTGATTCACTTTCCGGTGGTGGGCCACGATGCCACCATCGACGCGTTTACCACGCGCCCCGATACGCTCTTTGGCGCCACCTACATGGTGCTCGCCCCCGAGCATGACCTGGTGGACGCCCTGACGACCGAGGACCGCGCCGATGCCGTGAGCGCCTACCGCACCCAGGCCCTGCGCAAGAGCGACCTGGAGCGCACCGAGCTGCAAAAAGAAAAAACCGGCGTCTTTACCGGCGGCTACGCGCGCAACCCGGCTACCGGCGAGGAAATTCCGGTGTACGTGGCCGACTACGTGCTCGCCTCCTACGGCACCGGCGCCATCATGGCGGTGCCCGCGCACGACGAACGCGACTTCGACTTCGCCAAGGCGTACGACCTGGAGATACGCCCCGTCATCGAGGGCGGATCGGGCGACGACGCCTACACCGACGACGGCTCGCACATCCGCTCGGCCAACGACGACGTGGACCTCAACGGCCTGGACACCGACGCCGCCACCGACGCGATCGTTGACTGGCTGGAGGCCACCGGCTACGGCCGCGCCAAGGTGAACTACAAGCTGCGCGACTGGCTCTTTAGCCGCCAGCGCTACTGGGGCGAGCCCTTCCCCATCCTCTTCACCGAAGAAGGCGAGGCGAAGCCCGTGCCCGAAGACGAGCTGCCGGTTACCCTCCCCGACATCGACGAGTTTAAGCCCAGCGGCTCGCCGGAAGGCCCGCTGGCTACGGTGGAGGACTGGGTGGACACCGTTGATCCCGATACCGGCCGCCCCGCCCGCCGCGAAACGAACACGATGCCGCAGTGGGCCGGGTCGTGCTGGTACTACCTCCGCTTCATCGACCCCGATAACGACACGCTGCCCGTCGATCCGGAGAAGGAGAAGTTCTGGATGCCGGTGGACCTCTACATTGGCGGCAGCGAGCATGCGGTGCTGCACCTGCTGTACGCCCGCTTTTGGCACAAGGTGCTGTACGACGCGGGCGTCGTGTCGACCAAAGAGCCCTTCCAGAAGCTCGTGCACCAGGGCCTCATCCTGGGCGAGATGGAATACACCGCGTACGTCGATGCCACGGGCGCGCCCGTCTCGGCCGAGCACGTGGAGGACGGCATTGACACGCGCACCAACCAGTCCGTCACCGCGCAAAAGCTAGACGAGGATGGCGTCACCAAAGACGGCGACCACTTTGTACGCGCCGACGACCCCTCGATTCGGGTGGACGCGCGCAGCCACAAGATGAGCAAGAGCCGCGGCAACGTGGTGAACCCCGACGACGTGGTGGATCGCTACGGCGCGGATGCCCTTCGCCTCTACGAGATGTTTATGGGGCCGCTGGAGCAGGTGAAGCCGTGGAGCACCGACGACGTGGACGGCGTCTTCCGCTTCCTGAACCGCGTGTGGCGGCTGATCCTCGACGAGGACACGGGCGCCCCCTCGGAAGCACTCACCGATGCGGAGCCCTCGCGCGCCCAACGCCGCGCGTTGCACGTCACCATCAAGAAGGTGACCGAGGACATTGAGGCGCTGCGGTTTAACACGGCCATCGCGAAGATGATGGAGTTTGTGAACGCCGCCTACAAGTGGGATGCCGTTCCGCGATCGGTGGCCGAATCGTTTGTGCTGCTGCTCCACCCGTTTGCTCCGCACATCGCCGAGGAGCTGTGGGCGCGCCTCGGGCACGACGCCTCGCTGGCCTACGAGGACTGGCCGACGTACGTGGAGGAGTACCTGAAGCGCGACGTGGTGCAGCTGCCGGTGCAGGTGAACGGCACCGTACGCACGACGCTGGAGGTGCCGGCCGATGCCGATGAGGCTACCATCCTCGAAACGGCGCGGGCCGACGACAACGTGGCGCGCTTCTTGGCGGGGAAGACGGTGCAACGCGAGATCTACGTCCCCGGCCGCATCGTCAACTTTGTGGCGTCGTAA
- a CDS encoding class I SAM-dependent methyltransferase, producing the protein MAWYETWFGSELYQQVYAHRDAAEAAQLVDLIEATARPSAAARVLDVGCGHGRHARALARRGYRVTGVDLSEDAIRDAKRQAAAEGLSIDFRTGDMRVPVCRGCFDGVVNLFTAFGYFADDADNQQALAAMTTALRPGGWFVQDFLNAPQVRATLAPESVDTVAGHTVRQRRWIADGRVHKTITVGTNGASTTYRESVRLYTRDDFRQMYEAVGLTLVDTFGSYEGAPYDATQPRLILCARREATD; encoded by the coding sequence ATGGCCTGGTACGAGACGTGGTTTGGAAGTGAGCTCTACCAACAGGTGTACGCGCACCGCGATGCGGCGGAGGCCGCGCAGCTGGTGGATCTGATCGAGGCGACGGCACGGCCGTCTGCAGCGGCCCGCGTGCTGGATGTGGGCTGCGGGCACGGGCGCCACGCCCGCGCGCTGGCCCGCCGGGGGTATCGCGTGACGGGCGTCGACCTCTCGGAGGACGCCATCCGCGATGCAAAACGCCAGGCCGCGGCCGAGGGGCTCTCGATTGACTTTCGCACCGGCGACATGCGCGTGCCGGTGTGCCGCGGCTGCTTCGATGGTGTCGTGAACCTGTTTACCGCGTTTGGCTACTTTGCCGACGATGCCGACAACCAGCAGGCGCTTGCGGCCATGACGACGGCGCTTCGGCCGGGGGGCTGGTTCGTGCAGGACTTTCTGAATGCGCCCCAGGTGCGCGCGACCCTCGCGCCGGAGTCGGTGGACACGGTGGCGGGCCATACGGTGCGGCAGCGCCGGTGGATTGCCGACGGCCGCGTGCATAAGACCATCACGGTGGGGACGAACGGGGCGTCGACGACCTACCGCGAGTCGGTGCGGCTGTACACGCGCGACGATTTCCGCCAGATGTATGAGGCGGTGGGCCTGACGCTCGTCGACACGTTTGGGTCGTACGAGGGGGCGCCCTACGATGCTACGCAGCCGCGCCTCATTCTCTGCGCGCGCCGCGAGGCGACGGACTAG